In Bacteroides coprosuis DSM 18011, the following are encoded in one genomic region:
- a CDS encoding Lytic transglycosylase catalytic (COGs: COG0741 Soluble lytic murein transglycosylase and related regulatory protein (some contain LysM/invasin domains)~InterPro IPR008258:IPR018392:IPR002482~KEGG: bfs:BF0693 putative lytic murein transglycosylase~PFAM: Lytic transglycosylase-like, catalytic; Peptidoglycan-binding lysin domain~SMART: Peptidoglycan-binding Lysin subgroup~SPTR: Membrane-bound lytic murein transglycosylase D presursor;~IMG reference gene:2504106377~PFAM: Transglycosylase SLT domain; LysM domain) produces MKKVIVSVFIFISLFMTVTSKAQIQNQTIDEDIEIPETMIWSIDSLLNDWKTQKYLDLQKDCQTAKDNPFFPDSIYNHRLSRIPSIMEMPYNSVVRSFIDLYSVRLRQQVAIMLSSTNFYIPIFEEALDAYNLPLELKYLPIIESALNPTAVSRAGATGLWQFMLSTGKEYGLETNSLVDDRRDPIKATWSAARYLKDLYEIYHDWNLVIAAYNCGPGNINKAIRRAGGESDYWEIYNYLPKETRGYVPAFIAANYIMTYYCDHNICPIESTLPVVSDTVIVNKEIHFDQISSICNIDKEELRSLNPQYKRDIIPGNTKPYALRLPHYTIPTYIENQDSIYNYKRDEYFTNRKKVEAKQKPKAPTSRTTYYKIKNGDTLSTIARKHGVSVSKLKQWNGLKNNNIRAGKTLKIIK; encoded by the coding sequence ATGAAGAAAGTAATAGTAAGCGTATTCATCTTCATCAGTCTATTCATGACTGTTACAAGTAAAGCGCAAATACAGAACCAAACCATAGATGAAGATATAGAAATTCCTGAAACCATGATTTGGTCTATAGATAGCTTATTGAATGACTGGAAAACACAAAAGTATCTAGACTTACAGAAAGACTGTCAAACAGCAAAAGACAATCCTTTCTTCCCAGATTCTATATACAATCATCGACTAAGTCGCATTCCATCTATTATGGAAATGCCATACAACTCTGTTGTACGTAGTTTTATTGATCTTTATTCAGTAAGGCTAAGACAACAGGTAGCTATTATGCTTAGTTCTACTAATTTCTACATCCCCATTTTTGAAGAAGCTCTAGATGCCTATAACCTACCATTAGAACTAAAATACCTACCTATTATTGAATCTGCATTAAATCCAACAGCCGTATCAAGAGCTGGAGCAACAGGATTATGGCAGTTTATGCTCAGCACAGGCAAAGAATACGGATTAGAAACAAACAGTTTAGTAGATGATAGAAGAGATCCAATAAAAGCAACATGGTCTGCCGCTAGATACCTAAAAGATCTTTATGAAATTTATCACGATTGGAACTTAGTTATTGCTGCATATAATTGTGGACCAGGTAATATAAACAAAGCAATACGACGTGCTGGAGGTGAATCTGATTATTGGGAAATCTACAATTATTTACCCAAAGAGACAAGGGGTTATGTTCCTGCCTTTATCGCGGCAAACTACATAATGACCTATTATTGTGATCATAATATATGCCCGATTGAAAGCACATTACCAGTTGTTAGCGACACTGTAATTGTTAATAAAGAAATTCACTTCGACCAAATTAGTAGCATCTGTAATATAGACAAAGAAGAATTAAGAAGTCTAAATCCTCAATATAAAAGAGATATTATTCCTGGTAATACCAAACCTTACGCGCTAAGATTACCTCATTATACCATCCCAACATATATAGAAAATCAAGATTCTATATACAACTATAAACGAGACGAATATTTTACAAATAGGAAAAAAGTAGAAGCTAAGCAAAAACCTAAAGCACCAACATCTAGAACTACTTATTACAAGATTAAAAATGGGGATACTTTATCTACCATAGCTCGTAAACATGGCGTTAGTGTAAGCAAATTGAAACAATGGAATGGGCTTAAGAACAATAATATTAGAGCCGGTAAGACATTGAAGATTATAAAGTAG
- a CDS encoding hypothetical protein (KEGG: bth:BT_4000 hypothetical protein~SPTR: Putative uncharacterized protein;~IMG reference gene:2504106378) — MNKAKSLIYYTLLVLGTLIGSLMTTRVQAQEVKQKTEEEVLKQLESQQKIDSLLSTIDTVSPQGNIISDSILLADSIQSINQARLDSLNHATPKIAPMDEPTIDPNQWRPNPTKATWYAIIFPGGGQIYNRKYWKLPIFYGGFAGCAYALNWNNTMYKDYSQAYRDLKDNNPNTNSYLELLPPNVTIDEGRLETILKNRKDKFRRYRDLSVIAFIGVYVLSIIDAYVDAELSNFDITPDLSMRIEPTIINNNTNTSNNNILQNNSVGLQCKFTF, encoded by the coding sequence ATGAATAAAGCAAAGAGCTTAATATATTACACCCTCCTTGTTTTGGGTACACTAATAGGTAGCTTAATGACCACTCGGGTACAAGCTCAGGAAGTAAAACAAAAAACAGAGGAAGAAGTACTTAAACAACTAGAGAGTCAACAAAAAATTGATTCTCTTTTGAGTACTATAGACACTGTAAGCCCTCAAGGCAACATCATCTCTGATAGTATCTTGTTGGCTGATAGCATTCAATCCATAAATCAAGCTCGCTTGGATAGTTTAAATCATGCTACCCCTAAAATAGCACCTATGGATGAACCAACTATTGATCCGAATCAATGGAGACCAAATCCTACTAAAGCAACATGGTATGCTATTATATTCCCTGGAGGAGGACAAATCTATAATCGTAAATACTGGAAACTGCCCATTTTCTATGGTGGTTTTGCTGGTTGTGCTTATGCCCTTAATTGGAATAACACAATGTACAAAGATTACTCTCAAGCTTACAGAGATTTAAAAGACAATAATCCAAACACCAATAGCTACCTAGAGCTACTTCCACCTAATGTAACTATTGATGAAGGAAGACTTGAAACCATATTAAAAAACAGGAAAGATAAATTTAGACGTTACCGAGATTTAAGTGTCATTGCTTTTATTGGAGTCTACGTTTTATCTATAATTGATGCCTATGTAGATGCTGAGCTATCTAACTTTGATATTACACCTGATTTAAGTATGAGAATTGAACCAACAATAATAAACAACAATACAAATACTTCTAATAATAATATATTACAAAATAATTCTGTAGGCTTACAGTGTAAGTTTACGTTTTAA